The genomic stretch tttttttttttgctgctgaaaaatctgttttatatttGCTACCTTCTAACTTGCAACCTAaaacttctgattttaaaatggtgaaaattgAGTTTTTCATTTGCATAGATACTCTGGAAGtaaaatggtaaattaaaaacaacagttAACGCCTGTTAGGCTCCATTCAGTATGGATTTTGAGGTAGTAATTACGGAGGGGATACTGGTATCCTACAAAGAAGTAAACAAACTCCTTGTTTAGGAACTGGccctaagaaagaaaaggatgttttcattaatctttttaaCTCAAATGTctaagcattttaataaaaactttcccATTTAAGGAAGGAGAAGAATTTTATCCTTCCTTGAATTGAGCCATATCAATGGGTTCTATTGTGGTCCCAAACCCTGAAGGAGACATATAATCTGGGAAAGCACGCAATGCAATGTTAGATGGCTTTCGGTCTGAATGACCTCATCAGCCCCTCTGCCACCTTAATTATCTGGTATTTATTGGTTTATAACTTGGATTTGGTCCTCAGAGGCTCATGGGCAGAGAAAACCAGACCTGGATGAGTGAGTTCATTCTGCTGGGGCTGTCCAGATGCTGGAACACTCAGGTCTCCCTCTTTGTCCTTTTCCTGGTCATGTATCTGGTGACTGTGCTGGGGAACTTCCTCATCATCCTCCTTATCAGACTGGACAGCAGGCTACACACACCTATGTACTTTTTCCTCAGTGTCCTGTCATTTGTGGACATCTGTTACACCAACAGCACCGTCCCACAGATGCTTGTTCACTTCCTGTCAGCCCAGAAGTCCATCCCGTTCCACAGCTGTGTGTTCCAGCTGTTTATCTCCCTGGCCATGGGCAGCTCCGAGTTTTTCCTGCTGGGagccatggcctatgaccgctatgtggccgTGTGCCACCCGCTGCACTACACAGCCATCATGCATGGGGGGCTTTGCCTGGCGCTGGCTACTGGCTGCTTGGGGGCTGGCTTCATGAATTCACTGATGCAGGCAGTGATCATCTTCCAGCTACCTTTGTGCCATAATGTCATTAATCACTTTGCCTGTGAGATGTTGGCTGTGCTGAGGCTGACCTGTGTGGACATCTCCTTCAACAAGGTCATGGTGGCCATCTCAGGATTTTTGGTGATCATGCTTCCCTGTTTTCTGGTTCTGTTCTCCTATGCTCGTATAGTTGCTGCTATTCTGCATATCCGCTCCGCCCAAGGACGCTGCAAAGCATTTGAGACCTGTGCTTCCCACCTCACTGTGGTTTCCATGTGCTTTGGAACAGCCATCTTCACATACTTGAGACCCTCTGCTGGCTCCTCAGCAGAGCAAGAGAAGATGGTCGCTCTGTTCTACGCTGTGGTGACCCCGATGCTAAATCCCTTAATCTACAGCTTGAGGAACAAGGAGGTAATGAGCGCCCTAAGAAGACTGTTgggaaaattaagtgaaaaaaggtgAAGATTCAAagaatttctccttccttccaaaaGCCCAAAGAATGACATTTCAAACAAAGAGGAAATGATGGACATGCCCTTTTCTCCAGATTTGCTGATAAGGTAGATCAAGGTGAGCACAGTTTTGAAGACTGACTTTTCACATTAGTCCACATTTTGACTATGTATTACCACCTTCTTATgcatacagtaaaaaaaaaccaaaaacatcgAGTTATTAAGTTGGGGTCTGCTGGGTTAGCAGTCTTTCCAGAGTTCAcattctcccctctcctttcttatttctccCACATATGCCCCTAGGAAATGCAGTGTGGACAATGAAAAGTCTCAGAATGAGGGCAGCCACGCTTCACATCTTGACCCACCCCTCACCAGCAATGTGACTTTAACAAATATGTTTATTATCTCTGACCTCCAGTTTCCTCAACCATCAAAAGAAGGAATGACATTCAATGTGTGATTATTTTGAAGATTATAGATAATCTATGTAAAATACTTGCTAGGGTGGTGGTATAGatattcaagtatttaaaaaaattaatgtttatttttgagggagggagagtgggagagaggcagagagagagggaaacacagaatctgaagcaggcttcaggctctgagctgtaagca from Prionailurus viverrinus isolate Anna chromosome A2, UM_Priviv_1.0, whole genome shotgun sequence encodes the following:
- the LOC125160477 gene encoding olfactory receptor-like protein OLF3, with translation MGRENQTWMSEFILLGLSRCWNTQVSLFVLFLVMYLVTVLGNFLIILLIRLDSRLHTPMYFFLSVLSFVDICYTNSTVPQMLVHFLSAQKSIPFHSCVFQLFISLAMGSSEFFLLGAMAYDRYVAVCHPLHYTAIMHGGLCLALATGCLGAGFMNSLMQAVIIFQLPLCHNVINHFACEMLAVLRLTCVDISFNKVMVAISGFLVIMLPCFLVLFSYARIVAAILHIRSAQGRCKAFETCASHLTVVSMCFGTAIFTYLRPSAGSSAEQEKMVALFYAVVTPMLNPLIYSLRNKEVMSALRRLLGKLSEKR